A window from Erythrolamprus reginae isolate rEryReg1 chromosome 9, rEryReg1.hap1, whole genome shotgun sequence encodes these proteins:
- the ATF7IP2 gene encoding activating transcription factor 7-interacting protein 2 isoform X1 has protein sequence MNSGVEVAVRKPLRARKTMAPSSRKQLSQVKRAELRDGIQSPAGEEPRPPKEPLASLPVNSETSTCPEPQKAAQPSPDLQRFLNGGTLQDLLSYWYEKDSEAPRSEPLPPPRHSDQPPVASARHKSSATDTVAETPAGQTRPALLQPESHSGVPERDGEPAVPLGEVRRKRAASGNREEDHILPKRSKAYGAPTEGATPAPGKTESGLDKVKGLIRSQLEASVRELDQGLQHLNERIDRIQYPRKHEGIAMKIFKKISRLNRHINAVILFQRKWLSHKAKPRLNGDTLPPDTNVASQKPTSTERLSERSPGAGEGPCVEASKPSPEGVLPATEAPAPPPKAAAGWPDPAGDQDDALVIDLTDGEGHAHKEEKTKVVGSRPLGPESRPERLPRPARESPDQVAARFPHLPPLPSGAEADAAPRKDLGDSPPPQRLELVVAQVKQPKGFALQWNVSRVDPRCAPIESFSLFICLEDLSNGTTSEWRRTSVIKALPLPMACSLSQFPRSVKCYFTMRSKDVHGRHGPFCEVQSISAL, from the exons ATGAACTCGGGGGTGGAGGTGGCCGTGCGGAAGCCGCTGCGGGCGAGGAAGACGATGGCCCCGAGCAGCCGGAAGCAGCTGAGCCAGGTGAAGAGGGCCGAGCTGCGAGACGGCATCCAGAGCCCGGCCGGAGAGGAGCCCCGGCCCCCCAAAGAGCCCCTGGCCAGCCTGCCAGTGAACTCCGAAACCAGCACCTGCCCGGAGCCCCAGAAagcggcccagcccagcccggacCTCCAGCGCTTCCTGAACGGCGGCACCCTGCAGGACCTGCTTTCCTACTGGTACGAGAAGGACTCCGAGGCCCCCCGGTCAGAGCCACTCCCACCGCCCCGGCACTCGGACCAGCCGCCGGTCGCCTCTGCCAGGCATAAAAGCTCCGCCACAGACACAGTGGCCGAAACGCCTGCCGGCCAGACACGCCCAGCCTTGCTGCAGCCGGAGAGCCACTCTGGGGTGCCGGAGAGAGACGGGGAGCCCGCGGTGCCCCTGG GAGAGGTCCGGAGGAAGAGGGCGGCATCCGGCAACAGGGAGGAGGACCACATCCTTCCCAAGCGCAGCAAAGCCTACGGGGCCCCCACAGAAGGGGCCACGCCAGCCCCGGGGAAAACGGAGTCTGGGCTGGACAAG GTCAAGGGCTTGATTCGGAGTCAGCTGGAGGCCTCGGTGAGAGAATTGGACCAGGGACTCCAGCACTTGAACGAGAGAATCGATCGCATACAGTATCCGCGCAAACACGAGGGCATCGCCATGAAGATTTTT AAGAAAATCTCCCGGCTGAACAGACACATCAATGCGGTGATATTGTTCCAGAGGAAGTGGCTCTCCCACAAA gCCAAGCCGAGGTTAAACGGCGACACTCTTCCTCCGGACACAAATGTGGCCAGCCAAAAGCCAACGTCGACCGAGCGCTTGTCAGAAAG GTCGCCCGGTGCTGGGGAGGGTCCTTGCGTGGAGGCGTCGAAGCCCAGCCCAGAGGGGGTGCTGCCGGCCACCGAGGCTCCAG ctcctccaccGAAAGCGGCTGCTGGATGGCCAGACCCTGCAGGTGACCAG GACGATGCGTTGGTGATCGACTTGACAGATGGAGAAGGCCATGCCCATAAAG AAGAGAAGACAAAAGTGGTGGGAAGCCGACCCCTGGGCCCCGAAAGCCGTCCGGAGAGACTCCCACGGCCTGCAAGAGAATCCCCGGATCAG GTGGCCGCGAGGTTCCCCCACCTGCCTCCCCTGCCGAGCGGGGCTGAGGCCGACGCAGCGCCCCGGAAGGACCTGGGGGACTCCCCTCCCCCGCAGAGGCTGGAGCTGGTGGTGGCCCAGGTGAAGCAGCCCAAAGGCTTCGCCCTCCAGTGGAACGTCAGCCGCGTGGACCCCCGGTGTGCCCCCATCGAGAGCTTCTCCCTCTTCATCTGCCTGGAGGACCTGAGCAACGGCACCACCTCCGAGTGGAGGCGCACCAGCGTCATCAAGGCCCTGCCGCTGCCCATGGCCTGCTCCCTCTCCCAGTTCCCCCGCTCGGTCAAGTGCTACTTCACCATGCGCTCCAAGGACGTCCACGGGCGGCACGGGCCCTTCTGCGAGGTCCAGTCCATCTCGGCCCTCTAG
- the ATF7IP2 gene encoding activating transcription factor 7-interacting protein 2 isoform X2: MNSGVEVAVRKPLRARKTMAPSSRKQLSQVKRAELRDGIQSPAGEEPRPPKEPLASLPVNSETSTCPEPQKAAQPSPDLQRFLNGGTLQDLLSYWYEKDSEAPRSEPLPPPRHSDQPPVASARHKSSATDTVAETPAGQTRPALLQPESHSGVPERDGEPAVPLGEVRRKRAASGNREEDHILPKRSKAYGAPTEGATPAPGKTESGLDKVKGLIRSQLEASVRELDQGLQHLNERIDRIQYPRKHEGIAMKIFKKISRLNRHINAVILFQRKWLSHKAKPRLNGDTLPPDTNVASQKPTSTERLSERSPGAGEGPCVEASKPSPEGVLPATEAPAPPPKAAAGWPDPAGDQDDALVIDLTDGEGHAHKEKTKVVGSRPLGPESRPERLPRPARESPDQVAARFPHLPPLPSGAEADAAPRKDLGDSPPPQRLELVVAQVKQPKGFALQWNVSRVDPRCAPIESFSLFICLEDLSNGTTSEWRRTSVIKALPLPMACSLSQFPRSVKCYFTMRSKDVHGRHGPFCEVQSISAL; encoded by the exons ATGAACTCGGGGGTGGAGGTGGCCGTGCGGAAGCCGCTGCGGGCGAGGAAGACGATGGCCCCGAGCAGCCGGAAGCAGCTGAGCCAGGTGAAGAGGGCCGAGCTGCGAGACGGCATCCAGAGCCCGGCCGGAGAGGAGCCCCGGCCCCCCAAAGAGCCCCTGGCCAGCCTGCCAGTGAACTCCGAAACCAGCACCTGCCCGGAGCCCCAGAAagcggcccagcccagcccggacCTCCAGCGCTTCCTGAACGGCGGCACCCTGCAGGACCTGCTTTCCTACTGGTACGAGAAGGACTCCGAGGCCCCCCGGTCAGAGCCACTCCCACCGCCCCGGCACTCGGACCAGCCGCCGGTCGCCTCTGCCAGGCATAAAAGCTCCGCCACAGACACAGTGGCCGAAACGCCTGCCGGCCAGACACGCCCAGCCTTGCTGCAGCCGGAGAGCCACTCTGGGGTGCCGGAGAGAGACGGGGAGCCCGCGGTGCCCCTGG GAGAGGTCCGGAGGAAGAGGGCGGCATCCGGCAACAGGGAGGAGGACCACATCCTTCCCAAGCGCAGCAAAGCCTACGGGGCCCCCACAGAAGGGGCCACGCCAGCCCCGGGGAAAACGGAGTCTGGGCTGGACAAG GTCAAGGGCTTGATTCGGAGTCAGCTGGAGGCCTCGGTGAGAGAATTGGACCAGGGACTCCAGCACTTGAACGAGAGAATCGATCGCATACAGTATCCGCGCAAACACGAGGGCATCGCCATGAAGATTTTT AAGAAAATCTCCCGGCTGAACAGACACATCAATGCGGTGATATTGTTCCAGAGGAAGTGGCTCTCCCACAAA gCCAAGCCGAGGTTAAACGGCGACACTCTTCCTCCGGACACAAATGTGGCCAGCCAAAAGCCAACGTCGACCGAGCGCTTGTCAGAAAG GTCGCCCGGTGCTGGGGAGGGTCCTTGCGTGGAGGCGTCGAAGCCCAGCCCAGAGGGGGTGCTGCCGGCCACCGAGGCTCCAG ctcctccaccGAAAGCGGCTGCTGGATGGCCAGACCCTGCAGGTGACCAG GACGATGCGTTGGTGATCGACTTGACAGATGGAGAAGGCCATGCCCATAAAG AGAAGACAAAAGTGGTGGGAAGCCGACCCCTGGGCCCCGAAAGCCGTCCGGAGAGACTCCCACGGCCTGCAAGAGAATCCCCGGATCAG GTGGCCGCGAGGTTCCCCCACCTGCCTCCCCTGCCGAGCGGGGCTGAGGCCGACGCAGCGCCCCGGAAGGACCTGGGGGACTCCCCTCCCCCGCAGAGGCTGGAGCTGGTGGTGGCCCAGGTGAAGCAGCCCAAAGGCTTCGCCCTCCAGTGGAACGTCAGCCGCGTGGACCCCCGGTGTGCCCCCATCGAGAGCTTCTCCCTCTTCATCTGCCTGGAGGACCTGAGCAACGGCACCACCTCCGAGTGGAGGCGCACCAGCGTCATCAAGGCCCTGCCGCTGCCCATGGCCTGCTCCCTCTCCCAGTTCCCCCGCTCGGTCAAGTGCTACTTCACCATGCGCTCCAAGGACGTCCACGGGCGGCACGGGCCCTTCTGCGAGGTCCAGTCCATCTCGGCCCTCTAG
- the EMP2 gene encoding epithelial membrane protein 2, with translation MLVLLAFIILFHITSAALLFISTIDNAWWVGDGFFTDIWHQCSNGTNCTALDNSLPEYASLQTVQASMILSTILCCVAFFVFLLQLFRLKQGERFVLTSIIQLLSCLCVMIGASVYTNRRPELHRGLLYDHLEVESGHFGYSYVLSWVAFAFTLLSGLMYLVLRKRK, from the exons ATGCTGGTCCTCCTGGCCTTCATCATCCTCTTCCACATCACCTCCGCCGCGCTTCTCTTCATCTCCACCATCGATAAC GCCTGGTGGGTGGGCGATGGCTTCTTCACGGACATCTGGCACCAGTGCTCCAACGGGACCAACTGCACCGCCTTGGACAACAGCCTCCCAG AGTACGCGTCTCTCCAGACGGTCCAGGCCTCGATGATCCTGTCCACGATCCTGTGCTGCGTGGCCttcttcgtcttcctcctccAGCTCTTCCGCCTGAAGCAGGGCGAGCGGTTCGTGCTGACCTCCATCATCCAGCTCTTGTCCT GCCTCTGCGTGATGATCGGGGCCTCTGTCTACACCAACCGTCGCCCGGAGCTGCACCGGGGCCTCCTCTACGACCACTTGGAGGTGGAGAGCGGCCACTTCGGCTACTCCTACGTGCTGTCCTGGGTGGCCTTCGCCTTCACGCTGCTCAGCGGCCTCATGTACCTGGTCCTCAGGAAGCGCAAATAa